One region of Streptomyces capillispiralis genomic DNA includes:
- the trpD gene encoding anthranilate phosphoribosyltransferase produces MSAVTPAGGDNAAGRSWPALLNGLLDGRDLSADDTAWAMDLIMRGEATDAQIAGFAVSLRAKGETVEEISGCVRALYDHANVIEVPGATVDIVGTGGDGAKTVNISTMSSIVVAGTGAKVVKHGNRAASSASGASDVLEKLGVNLELTPRRVAEVAEEAGITFCFAVKFHPALRHVAAARGQLGIRTVFNFLGPLANPARVRAQAVGVADPRMAPIMAGVFAERGNSTLVFRGDDGLDELTTTATSRVWVVRDGKVEEQTFDPREVGIELVPVEALRGADASYNAEVARRLLDGEPGPVRDAVLLNSAAALVALEPGSGSLAEQIRAGMAQAAEAIDSGAARRVLERWVAVSNA; encoded by the coding sequence ATGAGCGCTGTGACCCCCGCTGGAGGCGACAACGCGGCGGGCCGCTCCTGGCCCGCCCTGCTGAACGGACTGCTGGACGGCCGCGACCTGTCCGCCGACGACACCGCCTGGGCGATGGACCTGATCATGCGCGGGGAGGCGACCGACGCGCAGATCGCCGGGTTCGCGGTCTCCCTGCGGGCCAAGGGCGAGACCGTCGAGGAGATCAGCGGCTGCGTACGGGCGCTGTACGACCACGCCAACGTGATCGAGGTGCCCGGGGCCACCGTCGACATCGTCGGCACCGGCGGCGACGGCGCGAAGACGGTGAACATCTCCACCATGTCCTCGATCGTCGTGGCCGGCACCGGCGCGAAGGTCGTCAAGCACGGCAACCGGGCCGCGTCCTCCGCGTCCGGCGCCTCCGACGTCCTGGAGAAACTCGGCGTCAACCTGGAGCTGACCCCGCGGCGGGTCGCCGAGGTCGCCGAGGAGGCCGGCATCACCTTCTGCTTCGCGGTGAAGTTCCACCCGGCGCTGCGCCACGTGGCCGCCGCGCGCGGCCAGCTCGGCATCCGCACGGTGTTCAACTTCCTCGGCCCGCTGGCCAACCCGGCCCGCGTCAGGGCCCAGGCGGTCGGCGTGGCCGACCCGCGGATGGCCCCGATCATGGCCGGTGTCTTCGCCGAGCGCGGCAACTCCACGCTGGTGTTCCGCGGTGACGACGGCCTGGACGAGCTGACCACCACCGCCACCTCCCGGGTGTGGGTGGTCCGGGACGGCAAGGTCGAGGAGCAGACCTTCGACCCGCGCGAGGTCGGCATCGAGCTGGTGCCCGTGGAGGCCCTGCGCGGCGCCGACGCCTCCTACAACGCGGAGGTCGCCCGGCGGCTGCTGGACGGCGAGCCGGGCCCCGTGCGGGACGCGGTGCTGCTGAACTCGGCGGCGGCGCTGGTCGCCCTGGAGCCGGGCTCCGGCTCCCTGGCGGAGCAGATCCGCGCCGGCATGGCGCAGGCGGCCGAGGCGATCGACTCGGGAGCCGCCCGGCGGGTCCTGGAGCGCTGGGTGGCCGTCAGCAACGCGTAG
- a CDS encoding aminotransferase class V-fold PLP-dependent enzyme — translation MSVATAAADQSVCAPLPVLGRDVTVPLVTGGEVTYAALDYAASAPALQRVWDDVAAYAPYYGSVHRGAGYLSQLSTDLFENARRTVGEFLGCRTGDQVVFTRSTTDSLNLLAGALPEGCEVFVFETEHHASLLPWRGARVTCLDAPDSPRRAVETLERALAGRDPHGPALVCVTGASNVTGELWPVRELAAAAHAHGARIVLDAAQLAPHHPVSVRELDVDWVAFSGHKLYAPFGSGVLAGRADWLRRAEPYLAGGGASRSVTRRADGGVDVEWHDGAARHEAGSPNVIGAYAIASACKALTEAGFDTLTAREEQLIRTVREGLADVPEVRFLSLFGDDAPRVGVLSFVVEGWNSSHFAAALSAEYGIGVRDGLFCAHPLVRTLLGSDPQSQGECGAPEAAPGEKSLNAIRVSFGAGTPDEHVERFVRAVRELVAEGARWTYRTEDGRCVPDTSDRV, via the coding sequence ATGTCCGTCGCCACCGCTGCCGCCGACCAGTCCGTTTGTGCCCCGCTGCCCGTTCTGGGGCGGGATGTCACCGTCCCGCTGGTCACCGGCGGCGAGGTCACCTACGCCGCCCTCGACTACGCGGCCAGCGCGCCCGCCCTCCAGCGCGTCTGGGACGACGTGGCCGCGTACGCGCCGTACTACGGCAGCGTCCACCGGGGCGCCGGATACCTCTCGCAGCTCTCCACCGACCTGTTCGAGAACGCCCGCCGGACCGTCGGCGAGTTCCTCGGCTGCCGCACCGGAGACCAGGTCGTCTTCACCCGGTCCACCACCGACTCCCTCAACCTGCTCGCCGGCGCCCTCCCGGAGGGCTGCGAGGTCTTCGTCTTCGAGACCGAGCACCACGCCTCCCTGCTGCCCTGGCGCGGTGCCCGCGTCACCTGCCTCGACGCCCCGGACAGCCCGCGCCGGGCCGTGGAGACCCTGGAGCGCGCCCTCGCCGGCCGCGATCCGCACGGGCCCGCCCTGGTCTGCGTCACCGGCGCCTCCAACGTCACCGGCGAGCTGTGGCCGGTACGGGAACTGGCCGCCGCCGCCCACGCGCACGGCGCCCGGATTGTGCTGGACGCCGCCCAGCTCGCCCCGCACCACCCGGTGAGCGTCCGCGAACTCGACGTCGACTGGGTGGCGTTCAGCGGGCACAAGCTGTACGCGCCCTTCGGCTCCGGTGTGCTGGCCGGCCGCGCCGACTGGCTGCGCCGGGCCGAGCCCTACCTCGCGGGCGGCGGCGCGAGCCGCAGCGTCACCCGGCGCGCGGACGGGGGAGTGGACGTGGAGTGGCACGACGGCGCCGCCCGCCACGAGGCCGGCTCGCCCAACGTCATCGGTGCGTACGCCATCGCCTCCGCCTGCAAGGCGCTCACCGAGGCCGGGTTCGACACCCTGACCGCCCGCGAGGAGCAGCTGATCCGCACCGTGCGCGAGGGGCTGGCGGACGTGCCCGAGGTGCGGTTCCTGTCGCTGTTCGGGGACGACGCCCCGCGGGTGGGCGTGCTCTCCTTCGTCGTCGAGGGCTGGAACAGCTCCCACTTCGCCGCCGCGCTGTCCGCCGAGTACGGCATCGGCGTGCGGGACGGGCTGTTCTGCGCGCACCCGCTGGTGCGCACGCTGCTCGGCAGCGACCCGCAGAGCCAGGGCGAGTGCGGGGCCCCCGAGGCGGCGCCCGGTGAGAAGTCCCTGAACGCGATCCGGGTCAGCTTCGGCGCGGGCACGCCGGACGAGCATGTCGAACGGTTCGTCCGGGCGGTGCGCGAGCTGGTGGCCGAGGGCGCCCGCTGGACCTACCGCACGGAGGACGGGCGCTGCGTGCCGGACACGTCCGACCGGGTCTGA
- a CDS encoding glycerate kinase — protein sequence MLSRVVVAPSGFKESLSAPAAADAIAAGVRRVLPDAEIDRIPLVDGGEGTASALAAATGGRLVELAATGPVGEPVGTHFALLGSGDTAVVEMAAVAGLSLVPRTRRDPGATTTYGVGELIRAALDRGVRRVLVGCGDSGTSDGGAGALQALGARLLDADGFELPRGGRELHRLARIDPAGLDPRLADIDLLVACNPFNVLCGERGVARVFGPQKGATPAQVEELSAGLENWARVLTRDLAVTGTDLRHGPGTGASGGLGAGLAALGGALLPRFQVLLDHLDLDARLARADLVVTAEGALDHQTPRGKVPAEVARRAKLSGRPVLALAGTLGEGAHEVPGVDACHGILPAPMALTEALVRGAELLTDATERALRMIVLGTRLPVPAGAPAPDAAGAEFSPSGV from the coding sequence ATGCTCAGCCGTGTCGTCGTAGCCCCCAGCGGCTTCAAGGAGTCGCTCTCCGCCCCGGCCGCCGCCGACGCGATCGCGGCGGGCGTGCGCCGGGTCCTGCCGGACGCCGAGATCGACCGCATCCCGCTGGTGGACGGCGGTGAGGGAACGGCCTCCGCGCTGGCCGCGGCGACCGGCGGCCGGCTGGTCGAGCTGGCCGCGACCGGCCCGGTCGGCGAACCCGTCGGCACCCACTTCGCGCTGCTCGGCTCCGGGGACACGGCGGTCGTGGAGATGGCGGCGGTCGCGGGCCTCTCCCTGGTCCCGCGCACCCGCCGCGACCCGGGCGCCACCACCACGTACGGCGTGGGGGAGCTGATCCGCGCCGCGCTCGACCGGGGCGTACGGCGGGTGCTGGTGGGGTGCGGCGACTCGGGCACCTCGGACGGCGGCGCGGGCGCGCTCCAGGCCCTCGGGGCCCGGCTGCTGGACGCGGACGGCTTCGAACTGCCGCGCGGCGGCCGCGAGTTGCACCGGCTGGCACGCATCGACCCGGCCGGGCTCGACCCCCGCCTCGCGGACATCGACCTCCTCGTCGCCTGCAACCCGTTCAACGTGCTGTGCGGGGAGCGGGGCGTGGCCCGGGTGTTCGGGCCGCAGAAGGGGGCGACCCCGGCGCAGGTCGAGGAGCTGTCGGCGGGGCTGGAGAACTGGGCGCGGGTGCTGACCCGGGACCTCGCCGTCACCGGCACCGATCTGCGCCACGGCCCCGGCACGGGCGCCTCCGGCGGGCTCGGCGCCGGACTCGCCGCCCTGGGCGGGGCCCTCCTGCCCCGCTTCCAGGTGCTGCTGGACCACCTGGACCTGGACGCCCGGCTGGCCCGCGCCGACCTGGTCGTCACCGCCGAGGGCGCCCTGGACCACCAGACGCCGCGCGGCAAGGTCCCGGCGGAGGTGGCCCGCCGGGCCAAGCTGTCCGGCCGGCCGGTGCTGGCGCTGGCGGGGACGCTCGGCGAGGGCGCGCACGAGGTGCCGGGCGTGGACGCCTGCCACGGCATCCTGCCCGCCCCGATGGCCCTGACGGAGGCCCTGGTCCGCGGCGCGGAACTCCTCACGGACGCGACGGAACGCGCCCTGCGCATGATCGTCCTGGGCACCCGGCTGCCCGTACCGGCCGGCGCGCCCGCCCCGGACGCCGCAGGCGCCGAGTTCAGCCCCTCCGGCGTGTGA
- a CDS encoding SLC13 family permease yields the protein MSLNPRLTAALCVALSLCALLAVPGNFPGLSGDARVTLAVFALATCAWIGTPIDDTYIALGAGLALTVTGVISSDTLFGTLGDSTVWLLICAFVLAAAVARTGLAGRAAAFLVGGARTVRQLTHLTTAALVVTAFAVPATSGRAALALPVFLALAKALADRKRLVVMLALLFPTVILLSAVATLIGAGAHLITVSVLWEATGERVGFTEWLLLGLPLAVASSHLAAEAVLLTTTRRADRAGPVHITAEEIQRHSDRPVTGPWTQAEKRCALLLATVVALWCSEPLHRVPPAVVALIGAVVAASPALGTVRLKDALRTVPWSLLLFMAATMAMGVALAESGAARWLVGGMPSGITPVLFLAVVIAVSTAAHLVLQSRSARSSVLVPLVVAAAVGAGVNPVAAALASTAAAGFCHTLPASAKPVTLFADLPGTPTYTPRDLLRLSAVLAPLTAALVLLFAVAVWPLLGVPVTR from the coding sequence GTGAGCCTGAATCCCCGACTGACCGCGGCCCTGTGCGTGGCCCTGTCGCTGTGCGCGCTGCTCGCGGTGCCCGGCAACTTCCCCGGCCTGAGCGGGGACGCGCGGGTCACCCTCGCCGTGTTCGCGCTGGCGACCTGCGCCTGGATCGGTACGCCGATCGACGACACGTACATCGCGCTGGGCGCCGGACTGGCGCTGACGGTGACCGGGGTGATCAGCAGCGACACCCTGTTCGGCACCCTGGGCGACTCCACGGTGTGGCTGCTGATCTGCGCGTTCGTCCTCGCCGCCGCGGTGGCCAGGACCGGGCTCGCGGGCCGCGCGGCCGCCTTCCTGGTCGGCGGGGCGCGTACGGTACGGCAGTTGACGCACCTGACGACCGCCGCACTGGTCGTCACCGCGTTCGCGGTGCCCGCCACCTCGGGCCGGGCGGCGCTGGCTCTGCCGGTGTTCCTCGCCCTCGCCAAGGCCCTCGCCGACCGGAAGCGGCTGGTGGTGATGCTGGCGCTGCTGTTCCCCACCGTGATCCTCCTGTCGGCGGTGGCGACCCTGATCGGCGCCGGCGCGCATCTGATCACCGTGTCGGTGCTGTGGGAGGCCACCGGGGAACGGGTCGGCTTCACCGAGTGGCTGCTGCTCGGGCTGCCGCTGGCCGTGGCCTCCTCCCACCTCGCCGCCGAGGCCGTCCTGCTGACCACCACCCGGCGCGCGGACCGCGCGGGCCCGGTGCACATCACCGCCGAGGAGATCCAGCGGCACAGCGACCGCCCGGTCACCGGTCCCTGGACCCAGGCCGAGAAGCGCTGCGCGCTGCTGCTGGCCACCGTCGTCGCCCTGTGGTGCAGCGAGCCGCTGCACCGGGTGCCGCCGGCCGTGGTCGCGCTGATCGGCGCGGTCGTCGCCGCCTCGCCGGCTCTGGGCACCGTACGGCTGAAGGACGCGCTGAGGACGGTGCCCTGGTCGCTGCTGCTGTTCATGGCGGCCACCATGGCGATGGGCGTGGCGCTCGCCGAGTCGGGCGCGGCGAGGTGGCTGGTCGGCGGGATGCCGTCGGGGATCACACCGGTGCTGTTCCTGGCGGTCGTGATCGCGGTGAGCACGGCGGCCCACCTGGTCCTGCAGTCCCGTTCCGCCCGCTCCTCCGTACTGGTGCCGCTGGTGGTCGCGGCGGCCGTGGGCGCCGGGGTGAACCCGGTCGCGGCGGCGCTCGCCTCCACCGCGGCGGCGGGCTTCTGCCACACGCTGCCGGCCTCCGCGAAGCCGGTGACGCTCTTCGCGGACCTGCCCGGCACCCCCACCTACACCCCGCGCGACCTGTTGCGGCTGTCCGCCGTGCTCGCACCGCTGACGGCCGCGCTGGTCCTGCTGTTCGCCGTCGCGGTGTGGCCGCTGCTCGGCGTGCCCGTCACCCGCTGA
- a CDS encoding response regulator transcription factor, with amino-acid sequence MNRILIVEDEERIASFVEKGLRANGFTTTVVPDGEAGYEYALTGGFDLVVLDIGLPGRDGFTVLRELRESRVTTPVIVLTARDSVRDTVAGLEGGADDWMTKPFRFEELLARVRLRLRTAARAPEVTVLKSGDLTLDLRTRRARAADRTVDLTAREFVLLELFLRHPGQVLSREQILSHVWGYDFDPGSNIVDVYVRALRKKLGADKVETVRGMGYRLPG; translated from the coding sequence GTGAACCGGATTCTGATCGTCGAGGACGAGGAGCGCATTGCGTCCTTCGTGGAGAAGGGCCTGCGCGCCAACGGCTTCACCACCACCGTCGTCCCCGACGGCGAGGCGGGCTACGAGTACGCGCTGACCGGCGGTTTCGACCTGGTCGTACTGGACATCGGGCTGCCCGGCCGGGACGGCTTCACCGTGCTGCGGGAGCTGCGCGAGTCCCGGGTGACGACCCCGGTGATCGTGCTGACCGCGCGGGACTCGGTCCGGGACACGGTGGCCGGTCTGGAGGGCGGCGCCGACGACTGGATGACCAAGCCGTTCCGCTTCGAGGAACTGCTCGCCCGGGTGCGGCTGCGGCTGCGCACGGCGGCCCGCGCGCCGGAGGTGACGGTGCTCAAGTCGGGCGACCTCACCCTGGACCTGAGGACCCGCAGGGCACGGGCGGCGGACCGCACGGTCGACCTGACGGCCCGTGAGTTCGTGCTCCTGGAACTGTTCCTGAGGCACCCCGGGCAGGTACTCTCCCGCGAGCAGATCCTCTCCCACGTGTGGGGCTACGACTTCGACCCGGGCTCCAACATCGTGGACGTGTACGTGCGGGCGCTGCGCAAGAAGCTCGGCGCGGACAAGGTGGAGACGGTCCGCGGGATGGGCTACCGCCTCCCGGGCTGA
- a CDS encoding sensor histidine kinase: MTTTAARTRTTAPAGTTDRATTADVPRRRISARVRILLWLLFVMAVALASVATTTRSFLLRDVDDRINGLLTQETGEFANFEQRGFDPETGRPFTAPDRLLRVFLERQYADPDEELIGLVARPSGGPAQLTQPRDLPVALPLHRDPDARRRIFDSPDPTGVLHRPEGEIRWAKVSVAPAGGGEPAAAFVVAFHPEREAARVDEVFRVLLAISGVGLLLTTGIGWAVAGRILQPVRLVRTAAAQLTEQDLTRRIPVRGRDDIAALAETFNAMLDRLERAFAAQRQFVDDAGHELRTPITIVRGHLELMGDDPAEREETVRLVTDELDRMSRIVEDLLLLAKAERPDFVTPEPVQLAELTADVYVKARTLGERDWQLTGIADREAELDPQRITQAMVQLAQNAVQHTTAGQTIRIGSRAEGSRIELYVADSGPGVRPQDRELIFERFRRGTARRGARGSGAGLGLSIVKAIAEGHGGRVRLHDTEGGGATFVLTLD; encoded by the coding sequence ATGACGACGACCGCGGCCAGGACTCGGACGACGGCCCCGGCGGGGACGACGGACCGGGCGACGACGGCTGACGTGCCGCGCCGGCGGATCTCCGCCCGGGTCCGCATCCTGCTCTGGCTGCTGTTCGTCATGGCGGTCGCGCTCGCCTCGGTGGCCACCACCACCCGCTCCTTCCTGCTGCGGGACGTCGACGACCGGATCAACGGCCTGCTCACCCAGGAGACCGGCGAGTTCGCCAACTTCGAGCAGCGCGGCTTCGACCCGGAGACCGGCCGGCCCTTCACCGCTCCGGACCGGCTGCTGCGGGTCTTCCTGGAACGGCAGTACGCCGACCCGGACGAGGAGCTGATCGGCCTGGTGGCGCGGCCGAGCGGCGGCCCGGCGCAGCTCACCCAGCCGCGCGACCTGCCCGTCGCCCTGCCGCTGCACCGGGACCCCGACGCCCGGCGCCGCATCTTCGACTCGCCCGACCCCACCGGGGTGCTGCACCGGCCCGAGGGGGAGATTCGCTGGGCCAAGGTGTCCGTGGCCCCGGCGGGCGGCGGCGAGCCCGCGGCGGCGTTCGTCGTCGCCTTCCACCCCGAGCGGGAAGCGGCCCGGGTGGACGAGGTGTTCCGGGTGCTGCTCGCCATCTCGGGGGTCGGCCTGCTGCTGACCACCGGCATCGGCTGGGCGGTCGCCGGACGCATCCTCCAGCCCGTACGGCTGGTGCGCACCGCCGCCGCGCAGCTCACCGAGCAGGACCTCACCCGGCGCATCCCGGTGCGCGGCCGTGACGACATCGCGGCCCTCGCCGAGACGTTCAACGCGATGCTGGACCGTCTGGAGCGGGCCTTCGCCGCGCAGCGCCAGTTCGTCGACGACGCCGGCCACGAGCTGCGCACGCCCATCACGATCGTGCGCGGCCATCTGGAGCTGATGGGCGACGACCCGGCCGAACGCGAGGAGACCGTCCGCCTCGTCACCGACGAACTGGACCGGATGAGCCGCATCGTGGAGGACCTGCTGCTGCTCGCCAAGGCCGAGCGCCCCGACTTCGTCACCCCCGAGCCGGTGCAGCTCGCCGAACTCACCGCCGACGTCTACGTCAAGGCCCGCACCCTGGGCGAACGCGACTGGCAGCTCACCGGCATAGCCGACCGGGAGGCGGAACTGGACCCGCAGCGGATCACCCAGGCCATGGTGCAGCTGGCGCAGAACGCGGTGCAGCACACCACCGCCGGCCAGACCATCCGCATCGGCTCCCGCGCCGAGGGCTCCCGGATCGAGCTGTACGTCGCCGACTCCGGCCCCGGTGTCCGGCCGCAGGACCGGGAGCTGATCTTCGAACGCTTCCGGCGCGGCACCGCCCGGCGCGGCGCGCGCGGCTCGGGCGCGGGCCTCGGCCTGTCGATCGTCAAGGCGATCGCGGAGGGCCACGGCGGCCGGGTCCGCCTGCACGACACCGAGGGCGGCGGCGCCACCTTCGTACTGACGCTGGACTGA
- a CDS encoding small secreted hydrophilic protein translates to MVFTRRMAALAAVVLIPLGVAATSFALSDSPAPPKVPPQVELDSGSPTPSATAPSTRPDPTPSDEVVSRPPLTDSPAGDDDDDDRGQDSDDGPGGDDGPGDDG, encoded by the coding sequence ATGGTCTTCACTCGCCGGATGGCGGCCCTGGCCGCCGTCGTACTGATCCCGCTGGGCGTCGCCGCGACCAGCTTCGCGCTCTCCGACAGCCCCGCGCCGCCCAAGGTGCCGCCGCAGGTCGAACTGGACAGCGGCTCGCCCACCCCTTCCGCCACGGCCCCCTCGACGCGGCCCGACCCCACGCCGAGCGACGAGGTCGTCTCCCGGCCTCCGCTGACCGACAGCCCGGCGGGTGATGACGATGACGACGACCGCGGCCAGGACTCGGACGACGGCCCCGGCGGGGACGACGGACCGGGCGACGACGGCTGA
- a CDS encoding Lrp/AsnC family transcriptional regulator yields the protein MITAIVLIKTSVDRIPEIAERIAALDSVSEVFSVTGTYDLIAMVRVREHEDLAEVIPGRISKIPGVEGTDTHVAFRTYSQHDLEAAFAIGLDS from the coding sequence GTGATCACCGCGATCGTCCTCATCAAGACCAGCGTGGACCGGATCCCCGAGATCGCGGAACGGATCGCCGCGCTGGACAGCGTCAGCGAGGTCTTCTCCGTCACCGGCACCTACGACCTGATCGCCATGGTCCGGGTCCGCGAGCACGAGGACCTGGCGGAGGTCATCCCCGGCCGGATCAGCAAGATCCCGGGCGTGGAGGGGACCGACACGCACGTGGCGTTCCGCACGTACTCGCAGCACGACCTGGAGGCGGCGTTCGCCATCGGCCTGGACAGCTGA
- a CDS encoding rhomboid family intramembrane serine protease, whose product MIRKWSASAAEAIRGASAPVTRTLIVLCCLVFLIGPASGLHPAHGSGEELLAAQTAYFRRWGVIPADLFEGSPEAFLTPATALFVHGSWVHLLGNMLFLHVFGTMAETRMGRVRFTLCYAGCGYLALLGYAAANTASERSLVGASGAVSAVLGAFLFLFPRARVTSLLPFLFFLPVRLPAWVVLPFWAALQWLAAGRADDGPGVAYLAHLVGFGLGFGYAWVRFGGATTVKAAPAPAPEGENQP is encoded by the coding sequence ATGATCCGCAAGTGGAGCGCGTCGGCCGCCGAGGCGATCCGGGGCGCCTCCGCGCCGGTGACCCGCACCCTCATCGTCCTGTGCTGCCTCGTCTTCCTGATCGGGCCCGCGTCGGGGCTGCACCCGGCGCACGGCTCCGGTGAGGAGCTGCTCGCCGCGCAAACGGCCTATTTCCGGCGCTGGGGCGTGATCCCCGCAGACCTGTTCGAGGGTTCCCCCGAGGCCTTCCTCACCCCCGCCACGGCGCTGTTCGTGCACGGCAGCTGGGTGCATCTGCTCGGCAACATGCTGTTCCTCCACGTCTTCGGAACGATGGCCGAGACACGGATGGGCCGGGTCCGGTTCACCCTGTGCTACGCCGGCTGCGGCTACCTCGCGCTGCTGGGGTACGCCGCCGCCAACACGGCCTCCGAGCGGTCCCTGGTCGGTGCCTCCGGGGCGGTCTCGGCGGTGCTCGGCGCGTTCCTCTTCCTGTTCCCCCGGGCGCGGGTGACCAGTCTCCTGCCGTTCCTGTTCTTCCTGCCGGTCCGCCTGCCGGCCTGGGTGGTGCTGCCGTTCTGGGCGGCGCTGCAGTGGCTGGCGGCGGGGCGGGCGGACGACGGCCCGGGCGTCGCCTACCTGGCGCACCTCGTGGGGTTCGGCCTGGGCTTCGGCTACGCGTGGGTGCGTTTCGGCGGGGCGACTACAGTGAAGGCCGCCCCTGCTCCGGCCCCCGAGGGAGAGAACCAGCCGTGA
- a CDS encoding NYN domain-containing protein — protein MVETTGGGPQDGAAEVLDRPLPDGVRRRVVQIVADGFGGLTVTELPAQLRQYARFTPNRRAKFAGNAMAAALETDPLFRQRIGERLKEAQPELTGALESGSPPPAADPLDVAAAAYVLRPPGWVKLVTAAGEEAQRADAERVDEESRAELERLRAELARAREHTKAETERLRTELESAKKEVDALHRKLRSALSDVKRGEAALRKLRGETEAVRAEGHAQVSAAESESRRLKARLGETEAALEAARRAAREGRSVEDMRVRLLLDTVLDAAQGLRRELALPPVSVRPAETVDAVEPGRMTPKDIAARALSEHDPAILDQLLALPQAHLVVDGYNVTKTGYPQMPLEKQRLRLLGQLAQLAAQTGAEVTCVFDGAELAAPVLLAPPRGVRVLFSKPGVTADELIRQLVRAEPPGRPVIVASTDREVADGVARAGARPVASAVLLKRLS, from the coding sequence ATGGTGGAGACCACGGGCGGGGGGCCGCAGGACGGCGCCGCCGAGGTGCTCGACCGTCCGCTGCCCGACGGAGTGCGCCGCCGGGTCGTCCAGATCGTCGCCGACGGTTTCGGCGGGCTCACGGTCACCGAGCTGCCCGCCCAGCTCAGACAGTACGCCCGGTTCACCCCGAACCGGCGCGCCAAGTTCGCCGGCAACGCCATGGCCGCGGCACTGGAGACCGACCCGCTGTTCCGCCAGCGCATCGGCGAGCGGCTCAAGGAGGCCCAGCCGGAACTGACCGGCGCCCTCGAATCCGGTTCCCCGCCCCCGGCCGCGGACCCGCTCGACGTGGCGGCCGCGGCCTATGTGCTCCGCCCGCCCGGCTGGGTGAAGCTGGTGACCGCCGCCGGCGAGGAGGCCCAGCGCGCCGACGCCGAGCGCGTCGACGAGGAGAGCCGGGCCGAGCTGGAGCGGCTGCGCGCCGAGCTGGCCCGCGCCCGCGAGCACACCAAGGCCGAGACCGAGCGGCTGCGCACCGAACTGGAGTCGGCCAAGAAGGAGGTCGACGCGCTGCACCGCAAGCTGCGGTCCGCGCTCAGCGACGTCAAGCGCGGCGAGGCCGCCCTGCGCAAGCTGCGGGGCGAGACGGAGGCCGTCCGCGCCGAGGGGCACGCCCAGGTGTCGGCCGCCGAGAGCGAGAGCCGCAGGCTCAAGGCCCGGCTGGGGGAGACCGAGGCCGCGCTGGAGGCCGCGCGCCGGGCCGCCCGGGAGGGCCGCAGCGTGGAGGACATGCGGGTCCGGCTGCTGCTGGACACGGTGCTGGACGCCGCCCAGGGGCTCCGCCGCGAGCTGGCGCTGCCCCCGGTGTCCGTGCGGCCCGCCGAGACCGTGGACGCCGTGGAGCCGGGGCGCATGACCCCGAAGGACATCGCCGCCCGCGCGCTGTCCGAGCACGACCCGGCGATCCTCGACCAGTTGCTGGCACTGCCGCAGGCGCACCTGGTCGTCGACGGCTACAACGTCACCAAGACCGGCTATCCCCAGATGCCGCTGGAGAAGCAGCGCCTGCGCCTGCTGGGCCAGCTCGCGCAGCTCGCCGCCCAGACCGGCGCCGAGGTGACCTGTGTCTTCGACGGCGCCGAACTGGCCGCGCCGGTGCTGCTGGCGCCGCCGCGCGGGGTGCGGGTGCTGTTCTCCAAGCCGGGCGTCACCGCCGACGAGCTGATCCGCCAGCTGGTGCGCGCCGAGCCGCCGGGGCGGCCCGTCATCGTCGCCTCCACCGACCGCGAGGTCGCCGACGGCGTGGCCCGCGCGGGTGCCCGCCCGGTCGCCTCGGCGGTGCTCCTCAAGCGCCTCTCCTGA